One Capsicum annuum cultivar UCD-10X-F1 chromosome 2, UCD10Xv1.1, whole genome shotgun sequence genomic window carries:
- the LOC107860004 gene encoding bZIP transcription factor 11 translates to MTSPGGPSSSGSEDLQQLMDQRKRKRMISNRESARRSRMKKQTHLNELMAQVNQLKEQNNQTVTNINRVTQVYLNVEAQNSVLRAQMAELSHRLQSLNEIINCINSANSTIDETQVIGDDGFLNPWNLLHVNQPIMASADAFMY, encoded by the coding sequence ATGACTTCTCCTGGCGGACCTTCTTCATCAGGGTCAGAGGATCTACAACAACTAATGGATCAAAGGAAGCGCAAAAGAATGATATCGAACAGGGAATCAGCAAGAAGATCAAGAATGAAGAAGCAGACACATTTGAATGAATTAATGGCTCAAGTGAATCAACTTAAGGAACAAAATAACCAAACTGTCACAAACATAAATAGGGTCACACAGGTTTATTTGAATGTGGAGGCACAGAATTCTGTTCTCAGAGCACAAATGGCGGAGTTGAGTCATAGGCTTCAGTCTTTAAATGAGATTATAAATTGCATCAACTCAGCAAACTCAACAATTGATGAAACACAGGTTATTGGTGATGATGGTTTCTTGAATCCTTGGAATTTGCTTCATGTTAATCAGCCAATTATGGCTTCTGCTGATGCCTTCATGTACTGA